In Anopheles arabiensis isolate DONGOLA chromosome 2, AaraD3, whole genome shotgun sequence, the genomic window GGTGCACTGGCATCTGAGCAGCATCGTCGGCGATGGGTACGAGATATTCGAGCTAAACCTGGCGTTCAACAATCTGGAGGAGCTGAACGAGCTGACCTTCCTGAAGTTCTACTCGCTGGAAACGCTCAACCTGTCCAACAACCGGCTGCAGACGATCAGCAACCTTACGTTCGGCTCTCTGATACGACTGGTCGAGCTGGACCTTTCCTTCAATCTGATTCACACCCTCGAACGGCAAGCGTTCGATCGGCTGTACGCGCTCGAGTCGTTGAGCCTGCGGGAAAACTGCCTAGTAACGCTCGCACCCAACCAATTTCACTTCAACGATCACCTCTCGTCGGTGCTGCTCGATCACAATCAGCTCGCCTTTCTGCCCGCGATCCTGTTCGATCCGATCACAATGGTGGACGAGATCTACGAGCTCGATCTGTCCGACAACAACTTCCGCCGGATGCCGTACATCGAGACGAAGGAGATCGCCCTGCTGAAGATCGACAACAATCACATCGAAACGCTCACGGTCAACAAATCGTTCAATGTGCGCGCGCTTCAGATCCAGCACAACAACATCTACGATGCGGACCTGTTCAAGTTTAACCGGGCCGAACACATCGACCTGTCGCACAACAACCTGGACAACATCGTCGGGCTGCACGAGATGAACCAGCTCGAGTATCTGGACCTTTCCTCGAACAATGTGTCCAAGTTCGACTACAACCTTAAGTACTCGATACGCAACATTCCCAGCCTGGTGACGCTGCGGCTGCAGAACTGCAGCCTTAGCGAACACAACATCGGTGGCCTGCTGGCGTCGGACTCGATCCTCAATCTCGACCTGTCGCAGAACAACTTTGTGCGGCTGAACGTGAGCGATCTGTCGCGGATGCGCTCGCTCCAGTATCTGAGCCTTAACTTCAACTATCTGCGCGAGCTGATCAGCTACGAGCGGTTGGAGCATGAGTTTCCGTTTCTCGAGTTGGTGTCGCTGTCGTTCAACCGCTGGAACTGCACCTACTACGATCAGCTGAATGCGTACCTTAACCGCACGCACATCCGTTCGACGAGCGATCCGCGCGATTGCTACATCAACGGTACGCACGTGACGGACTCCTACGTTACGGATGCGTTCGAGCCGCAGTACACGATGAACCACATCAAGCGGGACATGACCGTGCTGCGCAATCTCGGCCGCAACACGATCTACTTCATGTACGCGCTCTTCTCCACGATCCGGGGGCAGGGCAATGAGACGGCGCTGCACCAGCAGCGGCTCGACGGCCAGCTGCATGATCTGGAGCGGGATGTGGACCGATTGCTCGGTATGCTAGCGTTCCTGGTGGCCATCTTTGCGGCCGTGCTGTTCGTGGCAGTGGTGTACGGTGGCTGGCGGTTGGTGCGCAAGTGGCAGCACGATCGCACGGTGAAGGTGGTGACGTACAACAAGCGCGCGAACGAGTTCAGCAACGGTGTTACGGTTAACGACGTAATACGCGATAACTCGACGGCTTAGAACATTGGTAACATTTCCGAGAGTGCGGTTTTACGATCCATTTTAATAAAGGGACAATCTTTTTACGACTTTGAAATACCGATCATCGATCAGATTGAATTATGTCCTTTTAGgtatttgcaaacaaaaaaagacgttTCCTATGCCAATTGTGATTGAAAGCATTGTTCCATCTGAGAATCGATGCCAAACCCGTCTGTACTAGATTATTTTCAGATTTTCAGACGTACAATTCTATTTTTAAACTTTGACCTTTGATCGTGGCTCTACATTATTTCAAATTTGACTCATCCCCACTGTTTGGCAATGGAATGATACACGGACGGACGGATATTCCAGCCCATATTGGAATTTtaaacaccaaacaaaaccaaaaaaaaaggtataatAAAGTATTAGGTTGGCCACGAGGATTAAGTTGGCTTCTAACGAATCTAGTTACCAAATAAACGATATTGCTTACGTGTCCAATAAAGCTATAAGATTGTAATTTGAACCCGAATGCTTTTTATTCCTTATTGTATTTTGAGTTATTTCCGGGGACAGTATAGATGACAGAACGCGAAAAACATTACTCTTCATAATAgtacaaaaataagaaaaagtaaCGAGAAGCAAATCGTCTCATGGATCGCTCCATCCCAATCATTTATGCGTAACAGATACACACGCATCAGATACATAGTGTGATCGATAACGAAGAGTCCACCAACCATGCGCTAACCGGTAGTAGCTGCGGTGGTGataatatagaaaaaaaaagacggtGGCAGGGGAAATCCCAAACCTCACTTTGCACAACAGTTTGGCTGACTTTGCACACAGTCCAAATATTCGCATCTTAAGTGGGGAGACCGTGGCACAGGAATGTCATAAGAGAGGAGAGTGTGAATTGTGAGATGTGAGAGGAGAATAGGGACGAACACGATCATTCGCTCGAAGAGAGGCGAAAAGGTAGGGAAACGATAAGCAGTGATAGTTAAATGGTTGCCTTTAGCCTTTTTTGGATGTGGCTTTTATGATGCTCTGTATTATTCTTTAGTTTTAAGTACTCATAATACCCTCAAATGTTGTATGGACCGAGTCCATTGTAAACAGTACTGCGAGGCACTCGTTTATTCCTTACGCATCGGTTGAAAGCCACAGAGCATCAAATTGGGCTATGAGACGGTATAATACCCCTCCACCACTATGTTACCCAATTGGTGTTAGGAAACGGCCGGCGATTTTGCCGTATCCCGAACGGGTGGTATGGTTTTTCACAAATTCACCAACATATGAATGTTTCGAAAAGAGCTGTTCCCTAACtcaaattgcataacttttaTTTGGGGGAGGCGCATCTTACCGGTTGCAAGCTGAACCGTGCCAGTTCTTTGGCAGACGTTAAGTGTGATCGGACGCGGAAAGTTTGGATGAGAGGCTTCATCTAGACGATTGTTCCAAGTATgggaaaagtgtaaaaatcTCTTGAGTTTGTGCTATGAGTGATTTTTAAACGTGAAAGTTTAGGATCAAAGGATCTTTCTCGCGCTTTCGAGTAATAAATATCAGTGTAGTTTATTTTCTGAACTCGCATAATTCTAATATACCAAAATGTTTGCGGTGCACATTAACGTGAGTCGTCGTTGGACAGTACGATCCTCACCACCGTCTAGCTTGGTGCTGCGGACGTACGCCTTCTTACTGCTGCTTGGCTCGCTAGTGTACACCCCAGTCGAGGGTCAGCGGTCACCGTGTCCAGATGTGTTTTCGTACTGGGTGGAAGAGGGCACTAATCAGCCGTTTGGCTATGTGAAATTGGAAGGTCTGCGCGCCAATCAGGCGATTACGCTCCAGGTAGATCTGACGATCGCTGCCACCGTACCGCAGGTAAGTCTCTCTCTAATCGAAAGAATTTATAATGGCACTCATTTCAAGGACTAGTTTACTTGAGTTTAGTTAACGTAAATGTTCAATATCCTTTCTCATTCAATCTTCCAGAACAACATTGGATCGATCACGTTGTATAAATCCAGCACCGAAACTGTCCGCGACATCCAAAACAACAGACCGGCGTGGTATCGTGTAAACTTCCCATTCAGAAACATCAAACCGAGCGTGCTAGCAATTCGCGTCAATGGTCACACGATCTGTGCTGGTCAGAAAGTGACCGGCCAGATCGTAACCACCATCAACCTGCAGCACACGCTATACCCGTCGACGCAAAGCCTGGTAAGCACAAACGACGGGACCAACGTGAATGTGATACAATACCAAGCCCCACAAACACCTGCGTATCAGACATTCTATAATATCGAGCCGATACAAAGACTCCAGACAACAGAAAACCCGCCCGTCGTGACACAATTGACAACCCCACAAGCACCTGTTACGCGGCCAGTGCAACGGCAGGATGTTAAGCCAGTCAAACGGAAccgaaaaaaaatagaatatgTAAAAAGTACTGAAGACGACTCATCGGAACAAGAGTCAGAGAGTCTGTAAGTATCGAAAACCCTTATTTAGCATCGGAATAGCTCATTACTTCtatacattttgtttgttttctctccATCTTTAAGTGATTGCGGTCTGCCGGACAAGGGATTCAGTCATTACTCGATCAACGGAGTACATGCGCACAAAGGCATGTTCCCGTGGGCGGCACCGATATTCCACACCGGCAGCTCGTCGAAACCGAGATACATATGCGGCAGTACGATTCTTACCGAGCGGCACCTAGTAACGGCCGCCCACTGCGTCTACAATTCGGATGgcatcaaacaaaatgttagTGACCTAACAGTCGTTCCAGGGATGCACAACATCGACAACTTCTTCGAAGCCGATCTACAGGAGCGCGGTGTGAAGAAAATATTCGTACACAATGATTACTTCTTCGAGCATGGGATGCTAGTCGATGCCGATATCGCCATATTGCTGCTCGATGATCCGATCACGTACAATAAGCTTGTACGGCCGATCTGTATGTGGTCCGATAGCGACAACCTGGAAAAGATCGTCGGCGATGAAGGTTTCGTGTCGGGCTGGGGCGTCACCGAGGATGGAAAAGCAAAGATTCCGAGCTACGTTATGGCCACGGTTGTCGATCGGCAGACTTGCAATCGCCAGCTGGATCGGCTATTTGCCGCCAAAGCACGGATTTTTTGCGCAGACGGGCATGGATCGGTGCCGTGCACAGGCGATTCGGGCAGTGGGTTTGTAATGAAGCGTGGCTCGAGGTACTACATTCGTGGAATTGTATCGTTTGGGCAGTTTGATCCCAAGACACTCACGTGTGCAACAGATAAGTACGTGGTGTACACTGATATTGCCCCATTCCGGTACTGGCTGACGAGAGTGATGAAGTCTTAATAGATCAGAAATGTGTTCTTCTAGCCAAATTTTCCCGCTTTGCATCACTCCGCACACATAAAATTGACATTAGCATCACCCAAAAAGGGATACATTTATCATAATACTATTGCTATtacaaatgtaataaaattgatattcaaattttggtacaaaaacaataatttacgTTGTGAGGTTGTGTTTAAAAAGTAaatttgcattaaaataatCTTCTATCCCGCTACAAATTCGTTATGCTTTTTGATGTAATGGATCACATAAATTATATAATATGTACCAATAAAAGCTTCTTTAATTTTCGTTAAGGAGACTCTTTCGCTCGCAGTTATTACAAAAAATCCTTTTAAACCGAACAGTTTGCCGCAAAAGTTAACGTTACGCAGATAGCCACATATCCTATTCTTTCGTTCCAAGAACCAGTATTCCGGGCTCCTAAACCTGAATACCTTAACACATGCGTTTAGCGACTAATAATGGCAGAGGTAGGATTGTAAACTGGCGCTTTTCAACTTTGTATATGAGAGGGGAGATAGTCCTAAAAAATCTCTcctaaaaaatgtgttttccttCTACCAGGCGTGATTGGTACACGTGTCGATcgagcatacacacacacacacacacacacacatcaaagtTCTTTATAGCGTATTTATTCCAGCACGGACTGGTGAAACATTTTAGTTCTTTGGCAGACGTTAGGAGCGATCGTACACGGTAAAAAGGCGTGCCTGCAGGGATTCAAAAGAACAAAATCGTACATCAAATAGTGTGACAGTTTATCAGTTTTGTGCATTTTGAGAACCTTGATCACTACTATTGTCATACTTTCTTCTTCAATCTTCGAGAACAAATACACTAAAATGTTGAACGGACGGACTAAAGGCAACCTCCGTTGTGCGGTGCGATCCTTTCCACCTTTCTCTCTGTTGCTGCGGTCGTGTGCCTGCTTACTGCTGCTTGGTCTGCTAACGTACAACTCGGTCGAGGGTCAGCGGTCACCGTGTCCTGACGTGTTTTCGTACTGGATGGATAACAATACCAAACAGCCCTTTGGCTATGTGAAACTACAAGGTCTACGCGCCAATCAGGCGATCACACTCCAGATAGATATGAGGATCGCTGCCATCGTGCGAAAGGTAAGCCTCCAGCTTCAAGAGCCATCAAACATGACATTTAAACCCCCAAAACTGGTGGTCCACGGACCACTTGCAATCGTAGACCCAATTTGACGTGTAAATAGCATAAAAAGTGATTATGAAAAagcctttttttaaaaatattaatgaattatatcaaattcaataaataaattaaataagccaactcattaaaaaaaataattttgactTAAAGGAAGCCactataataaaatatttaaccaCTCAAATAATCACTTATCACTTTTGGTATAGTCAAACTGATTTTGGACTACTAACAACAACTAACATCTAGCTCTCAATAGGAAATCGCAATCTAATcacaaaactaaaaattaCTTTTGTCCTCGCACTGAAAACAACGGAGCAACTAGAATATTCAAACAACGGCATTTTCCCTATTGCCCATTATTACGAAACACATTGAATATTCAAAAATacacatcttttttttcttcaaaaaagttaaacaaacCGGTTTCACAACTTGAGCGAAACATCACACAACATTGGAGGTTGTTTCTTTATCTGCTGTAACCTTGACTAGGCAAGGCAGATTTTCGCAGAGTTGAACGGTTTGTAGGAATTTCTGAATTAAGGGTTTCAACTTAAACTCGATCAGTTCGTTACTAAGTGTTCAATTGGAGCCCTAGGCCCTAAACTATATAGCTATTAATTTACAAACAGTTCAACAGTCTCTCGAATAACATCTAGTTTCAAATGGTTTAACGATGGGCGGAGTGAATCAATAGCTAAAGACCAATAGAAATTTGAGAATCAGCTTGCATCTCCTTTTCCTCAACGTTTGATCTTTGACCTACTACTACTGACCATAACCCGAGTAGATAGACGaacttgttttttctttctcataGGTTTCCACTGTccttaattaaaattgaaaaacgcTTAGAAATTGGCTTGAAAACATAAGCATCTTTTTATACTTTCTTTTAGAACAACGTCGGATCGATCTCGTTGTACAAATCCACCAGCCAAACTGTTCGCGACATCAAGAAGAACAAACCGGCATGGTATCGTGTGAACTTCCCGTACAAAAATATCCTCCCGAGCGTAGTGGCCATTCGCGTCAATGGACGAACGATCTGCGCCGGCCGGAGAGCCAGCAACACCGAAAGCTCCATTAGCCTGCAGCACACGATCTATCCGTCGGTCTAGTTGTCACCAAGCAGTAGAAGTAGTTCCCTGTGCTTCATCCTAGTTTGGGGGACAATCCAACTGCCACCATAAACGACAGTGGCCAGGCGTGTGATCAAGGTGCCACAACATCCGATTCCAATAAATGTATGTTCAACCCTGATCGCCGACGCCCGGTGATCGAATTGTTAGTACAACTAGGCATCGCAACAAAACATAAAGTCAAACGATTTGCTAGCTCTAACAAGCGGAAGAATGAAAACAGTTCTCAGATGTAATAAATGTTTCATCCGACCCAATTCATCGATTTAGATTATCCGCATTTTTGCGAACACTGTGCGTTTtcttataaaataaaatagcatTTTGTTTCACATATACCTGTTAGATGATTAATGAGTAATTCTCCGATGAATAATAGATCTGATTCTGGTGTTAATTGAGTGTGTTTGACTTAACATCACGGGTAAGCATGTCACTGATCAGGTTCCTAAAGCCTCCAACATGAACTTCCACCACAATGCCTGTCATCCAGCCGCAACCGCTTAAATACGttgaaacaatcaaacaaacttgCGTGTCTTGTCTAATGTTGTTGTGGATTATTGTTACAATAAACTAAATGTACCGAATTTGGAATTTGAGCTAGCAGTTTGAACCTAACAGCTTGCAAGGAACAATGTTGTCCACAACAACCTGTTGGGCCATTTCCTGTGAgtctaaaaaaacaaacaaaatcctttaaaactacagtctgttcccgagttacgcggttctcgaaAATCGCGAAATTCGACCTACGctgatattcgagttacgcggattcctcGGGAACGCACAAACCGCGTAATTCGGGAGCAGACTGTATACGAATTTTTGAAGACAAATCTTCGCAAAGGAGttccaaaagaaaaaaaagattgcgTTTAGATAGAGTATGTTTTGGTAGAGTTCTACGAGTAGAACTAGTGCTGCCCAAACGGGCTGCTATTGTAATTTGAACCACTGTATTCTTGGGTTTTCCCTGACTTTTGGTTCTCAATTCCTCCAGACATTAGATAGGAGAACACGCAAATTCTTGCGCTACAGTTTCCTCCTCAAAGCTCTCGTTGAGGTTGGACTAGGACTAGGGCAATGCTCGGAGATGATAAAAATGGATCTAGGAGCAGTCTTTGAATCGTTTAGAAGATTATAGAAACTAGTCATTGTATTCAGTTCCAAATTGGTTGAAGTTTGACTTTTCTCAAAACCGGATTTTGATCTGGATGTTCGCATCTAATCAGATATGCAAATAAGACGAGTTTCTTTATTTCGTATAGTATTTATAGCAAAACGATGTTAGAGGTGGAACCTGAAAAACGATTCTACGGTATTTCGtgagttaatttaaaaaaaaaataataataataattgacGCGCATATGAGCTACGATCGCGTACGCTTCCATCGATGGAGTATGCGATCTTTCGGATGCATAACGAGCACGAGATGCGTCTAGCAAAAATTCCATACCACTAACAGTGTGCCACATAGTACGAGggtatgtgtatgtgagagAGAATTGAAATGCGAATGAAAATCTCACGAATCTAAATAGATTGGCGCGGTTCGCACTGATACTATCGCTCTCGCGGGCAGCTACGTTAATAGCGCCTACGATCACAAGCTGCATTATTGAGGATGTGATGTGCACCGCGTGGATGCACTTCACAATATATGTAATCTCACGAACAATTCCACCCCGTGTGTCTCGTATTGTACAGGTATAATCGATGATGCTGGAACAAATGTGTCTACGAGAAGGTTTCAACTGCGTTCTTGAAGGAATTTGTAGGCACGATGCAACAGGTGCCAATGCACTTTTTGCTGGAGTGAGTGTTCAGGTATGCTTTTCATTGCACCCAAACAAACCACAAGCATCAGTGAAGAGGGCTAACCGGGGCTCTTTAAAAagggcacaaacacacccctTTTCTCTTGCAAACGGAagccaatcaaaacaaaacagaaaaaaaggtgcAGGTGCTGGAATTCCCCACCCAAGGTAGTGTTCATTAATGAATTCAGCTCGCCAGACTCCGCGCACCAGGACAATCTTAGGGACAGTGGAAACAGCGTCCGAGCGCCCGAGAGCAACACTACCCGCGGTGTCCTCTGCGACCACTGCTGCCTTACGCCCCGCAAGCCAGCGCACGGGGCGAAAGAAAGACAGCGACACTCTCCAGAAGGGCCAGACCCATACGGCGGGTAATTCCCCAAACGGCGCGTCACTCACAAGATGCCGACCcgcacacacaggcgcacAAGGCAAGCGATTGGCCCCTTGAAAGGCCGGGTACACATTACAGGGATGGTGAAAAATACGGGCGAGATGAAACCGCGGGTGTGTATACCGGGACCTGCGACagggacaaacacacacacacacatgcactacGCGATCGATGAAAAACCGACCGCCGAGCGCTAACCGGTAGTAGGCTGCGGTGGTGTTAGTAGCGAACAATAAACCGGTGGCGCTTGATGGCAC contains:
- the LOC120897577 gene encoding toll-like receptor 7, with the translated sequence MQLTVRCTIAYLLAGIVSLLSVDQSRGDECVSMKRDRHRTLMEEYRHSPNWDGFLTEDTLNLRQNETEVDLSRQGFKEVHWHLSSIVGDGYEIFELNLAFNNLEELNELTFLKFYSLETLNLSNNRLQTISNLTFGSLIRLVELDLSFNLIHTLERQAFDRLYALESLSLRENCLVTLAPNQFHFNDHLSSVLLDHNQLAFLPAILFDPITMVDEIYELDLSDNNFRRMPYIETKEIALLKIDNNHIETLTVNKSFNVRALQIQHNNIYDADLFKFNRAEHIDLSHNNLDNIVGLHEMNQLEYLDLSSNNVSKFDYNLKYSIRNIPSLVTLRLQNCSLSEHNIGGLLASDSILNLDLSQNNFVRLNVSDLSRMRSLQYLSLNFNYLRELISYERLEHEFPFLELVSLSFNRWNCTYYDQLNAYLNRTHIRSTSDPRDCYINGTHVTDSYVTDAFEPQYTMNHIKRDMTVLRNLGRNTIYFMYALFSTIRGQGNETALHQQRLDGQLHDLERDVDRLLGMLAFLVAIFAAVLFVAVVYGGWRLVRKWQHDRTVKVVTYNKRANEFSNGVTVNDVIRDNSTA
- the LOC120897578 gene encoding serine protease gd-like, with amino-acid sequence MFAVHINVSRRWTVRSSPPSSLVLRTYAFLLLLGSLVYTPVEGQRSPCPDVFSYWVEEGTNQPFGYVKLEGLRANQAITLQVDLTIAATVPQNNIGSITLYKSSTETVRDIQNNRPAWYRVNFPFRNIKPSVLAIRVNGHTICAGQKVTGQIVTTINLQHTLYPSTQSLVSTNDGTNVNVIQYQAPQTPAYQTFYNIEPIQRLQTTENPPVVTQLTTPQAPVTRPVQRQDVKPVKRNRKKIEYVKSTEDDSSEQESESLDCGLPDKGFSHYSINGVHAHKGMFPWAAPIFHTGSSSKPRYICGSTILTERHLVTAAHCVYNSDGIKQNVSDLTVVPGMHNIDNFFEADLQERGVKKIFVHNDYFFEHGMLVDADIAILLLDDPITYNKLVRPICMWSDSDNLEKIVGDEGFVSGWGVTEDGKAKIPSYVMATVVDRQTCNRQLDRLFAAKARIFCADGHGSVPCTGDSGSGFVMKRGSRYYIRGIVSFGQFDPKTLTCATDKYVVYTDIAPFRYWLTRVMKS
- the LOC120897585 gene encoding uncharacterized protein LOC120897585 codes for the protein MLNGRTKGNLRCAVRSFPPFSLLLRSCACLLLLGLLTYNSVEGQRSPCPDVFSYWMDNNTKQPFGYVKLQGLRANQAITLQIDMRIAAIVRKNNVGSISLYKSTSQTVRDIKKNKPAWYRVNFPYKNILPSVVAIRVNGRTICAGRRASNTESSISLQHTIYPSV